In the Candidatus Hydrogenedentota bacterium genome, one interval contains:
- a CDS encoding MerR family transcriptional regulator has protein sequence MSADSTKEFKLGELADAAGVSPRTVRLYIAIGVLPGPVRAGRAAAYTRDHLAGIRRIQELQAEGLTLAEIRLRQSGDPEPGRMPRPVPVWRFQVTPDVTVEVRGDLEGWRMKRVIRGIAALTEHLRKERETQNEYDNT, from the coding sequence ATGAGTGCCGATTCGACCAAGGAATTCAAACTGGGAGAACTCGCCGACGCGGCCGGGGTTTCGCCGCGGACGGTGCGTTTGTATATCGCAATAGGGGTCTTGCCGGGCCCCGTGCGGGCCGGGCGCGCGGCGGCGTACACGCGGGACCATCTTGCGGGTATCCGGCGCATCCAGGAATTGCAGGCGGAGGGTCTGACCTTGGCGGAAATCCGGCTGCGCCAGTCCGGGGACCCTGAACCAGGCCGGATGCCGCGGCCGGTCCCGGTTTGGCGCTTCCAAGTGACGCCGGACGTGACAGTCGAGGTGCGCGGTGACCTTGAAGGATGGCGCATGAAGCGGGTGATTCGGGGAATTGCCGCTTTGACGGAACATCTG
- a CDS encoding NapC/NirT family cytochrome c: MFSVIFRILSGFAAIFTANWVTMLGATLVTASTILIAVTMALGILGRVDSPYLGIVTFLVLPGFFVLGLLIVPAGALWQRFRLRKQTPETAAGPPLPFPVLDFNNPRVRSIAVVVALLSVVNMLIIGIISYKGVVYTESVEFCGRVCHTVMAPEYTAYLNSPHSKVACVECHIGPGADWFAKSKLSGVRQVFAVTLNTYSRPIPSPVHELRPSKETCEECHWPEKFAGDRIRVVPKYMDDETNSLVHSVLLMHIGGGHGGGHGIHSWHIDPAKTTTYLPLDEQRQKIGIVRVTGTDGTVTEFRASDLQMPEDEIARAEFRTMDCIDCHNRPTHVFHAPAKAVDQSLAAGAIDASLPYIKRVGVEALESIQGAAGDLDLIAAHVRDFYAKDYPDVAAQQGDAIEAAIRELQGIYGRNVFPEMNVTWNTYPNNLGHQDPFPGCFRCHDDSHESKDGQAISGDCELCHTVLAWDEEDPEILNQLQLQ, encoded by the coding sequence ATGTTCAGCGTGATCTTCCGAATCCTGAGCGGGTTTGCCGCCATCTTCACGGCCAACTGGGTCACGATGCTGGGGGCGACCCTGGTAACGGCTAGCACGATCCTGATTGCCGTGACGATGGCTTTGGGCATCCTGGGAAGGGTCGATTCGCCCTACCTTGGCATTGTGACGTTCCTGGTCCTGCCCGGGTTCTTTGTCTTGGGATTGCTGATTGTCCCGGCGGGTGCGTTGTGGCAGCGGTTCCGGTTGCGCAAACAGACGCCGGAGACCGCCGCAGGTCCGCCGCTGCCTTTCCCCGTCCTGGACTTCAACAATCCGCGGGTGCGCAGCATCGCCGTCGTCGTGGCGCTGCTCTCCGTAGTCAATATGCTCATCATCGGCATCATCAGCTACAAGGGCGTGGTATATACCGAGTCGGTCGAGTTTTGCGGCCGCGTCTGCCACACCGTGATGGCGCCGGAGTATACGGCGTATCTCAACTCGCCTCACTCCAAGGTCGCCTGTGTCGAGTGCCATATCGGCCCCGGCGCGGACTGGTTCGCCAAGTCGAAACTCTCCGGCGTACGCCAGGTCTTCGCGGTCACGTTGAATACCTATTCGCGCCCCATTCCGAGCCCCGTGCACGAACTGCGCCCGTCCAAGGAAACCTGCGAGGAATGCCACTGGCCCGAAAAATTCGCGGGCGACCGCATCCGGGTCGTGCCGAAGTATATGGATGACGAGACGAACTCCCTCGTGCATTCGGTATTGCTCATGCACATCGGCGGCGGCCACGGCGGTGGCCATGGCATCCACAGCTGGCATATCGACCCGGCCAAGACCACCACCTACCTGCCCCTGGACGAACAACGGCAGAAGATTGGCATCGTCCGGGTCACCGGGACGGACGGAACGGTTACGGAGTTCCGCGCCTCGGACCTGCAGATGCCGGAAGACGAAATCGCGCGCGCCGAATTCCGAACGATGGATTGCATCGACTGTCACAACCGGCCCACGCACGTCTTCCACGCGCCCGCCAAGGCCGTGGATCAGTCCTTGGCCGCGGGCGCGATCGATGCCTCGCTGCCCTATATCAAGCGTGTCGGCGTCGAAGCCCTCGAGTCTATCCAAGGCGCCGCGGGCGACCTCGATCTGATTGCCGCCCATGTGCGCGATTTCTACGCCAAGGACTATCCCGATGTTGCCGCGCAGCAAGGCGATGCTATTGAAGCCGCGATCCGGGAATTGCAGGGCATTTACGGCCGCAACGTATTCCCGGAAATGAACGTGACCTGGAACACGTATCCCAACAACCTCGGCCACCAGGATCCCTTCCCGGGCTGTTTCCGTTGCCATGATGACTCCCATGAATCGAAAGACGGACAGGCCATCAGCGGCGACTGCGAACTCTGTCATACCGTCCTCGCCTGGGACGAAGAAGACCCGGAAATCCTGAACCAGCTCCAACTCCAGTAA
- a CDS encoding TonB-dependent receptor, which translates to MKRAGRGRWLVWGIGLFAASIAAVPHAQETEAAAPGDTAVAAEDAAGGAAAEEPAPAGRDWVSGSFRTELDTAWTDEDTDVDLNQTLRLNLDPANHPRLHMRGLVGLHEDLDSSEAQSSVLRDINDGSGESVRARLYLLYLDVDDVWGDSTLRIGRQRIEGGAAYNRIDGVSFSQRAGRWDWYVFGGARASVYDSTSGDLAAGGGVAFRPDGRTRLSLDTYWGEKHRENDDEVYLSPLAALLGLEYPRRIKSDIGDNLVALSLWRQLTPNTSLFGRLRLHDGELDEISAQLAGYWPGADLSYEVSYRGRFATASDRVDDLTSFYEVLGSYEEFHNFLAALHKPITERIELSLEAEFHNADDDWQTANRDFNRYAAILTVAPLFKATDITVALEKWDISGGDGTWTFTGELTHHWGDTLALTFGADYERYEDRITQYYAPLGIVDKLLVAFVPGYYAGYNPLVFLFDQYAVTTYENVYSLYTRLKWAVRKNQDVSLEVTYEEDDGPDSPYWRVQAGYTIRF; encoded by the coding sequence GTGAAAAGAGCGGGTCGGGGACGTTGGCTGGTTTGGGGTATTGGCCTGTTCGCGGCGAGTATCGCCGCCGTCCCCCATGCCCAGGAAACGGAAGCCGCGGCGCCGGGCGATACGGCCGTCGCGGCCGAAGACGCGGCAGGCGGCGCTGCCGCCGAAGAACCCGCCCCGGCGGGGCGCGACTGGGTCAGCGGCAGTTTCCGCACCGAATTGGATACGGCATGGACGGATGAAGACACGGACGTGGACCTGAACCAGACGCTGCGCTTGAACCTGGACCCCGCCAACCATCCGCGGCTGCATATGCGCGGGCTCGTGGGCCTGCACGAAGACCTGGACTCGAGCGAGGCGCAGTCGAGCGTGCTGCGCGACATCAACGACGGGTCGGGCGAGTCCGTGCGGGCGCGCCTCTACTTGCTGTATCTCGACGTGGACGATGTCTGGGGCGACTCCACGCTGCGCATCGGCCGCCAGCGCATCGAGGGCGGCGCGGCGTACAACCGCATCGACGGCGTTTCATTCTCTCAGCGGGCCGGGCGTTGGGATTGGTATGTGTTCGGCGGCGCGCGCGCGTCCGTGTACGACTCCACTTCCGGCGACCTGGCGGCCGGGGGCGGCGTCGCGTTCCGGCCCGACGGCCGCACGCGGCTCAGCCTGGACACGTATTGGGGCGAAAAGCACCGCGAAAATGATGATGAGGTGTATCTGAGCCCGCTCGCCGCACTGCTGGGTCTGGAGTATCCCCGGCGCATCAAGTCAGATATCGGCGATAACCTGGTCGCGCTCAGCCTGTGGCGCCAGCTGACGCCGAACACGAGCCTCTTCGGCCGCCTGCGGCTGCACGACGGCGAATTGGACGAAATCAGCGCGCAACTCGCCGGGTATTGGCCGGGGGCGGACCTGAGCTACGAGGTCTCGTACCGCGGGCGCTTCGCCACGGCATCGGACCGCGTGGACGACCTGACCTCGTTCTACGAAGTGTTGGGAAGCTATGAGGAATTTCACAATTTCCTCGCGGCGCTGCACAAGCCGATTACGGAACGCATTGAACTCTCGCTGGAAGCCGAGTTTCACAACGCGGACGACGACTGGCAGACGGCCAACCGCGATTTCAACCGGTACGCGGCGATCTTGACGGTCGCCCCGCTCTTCAAGGCGACGGACATTACCGTGGCGCTAGAAAAATGGGATATCAGCGGCGGGGACGGCACGTGGACGTTCACCGGCGAACTCACTCATCATTGGGGGGACACGCTGGCCTTGACGTTTGGGGCGGATTATGAGCGGTACGAGGACCGCATTACGCAGTACTACGCGCCGCTGGGCATTGTGGATAAGCTGCTTGTGGCGTTCGTACCAGGATACTACGCGGGCTACAATCCGCTGGTTTTCCTGTTTGACCAATACGCCGTGACCACCTACGAAAACGTTTACTCCCTCTACACGCGGCTGAAATGGGCCGTACGCAAGAATCAGGACGTCTCCCTCGAGGTTACCTACGAAGAGGACGACGGGCCCGATTCGCCATACTGGCGCGTGCAGGCGGGCTACACGATTCGGTTCTGA
- a CDS encoding Stp1/IreP family PP2C-type Ser/Thr phosphatase, with protein MRLDIAAQTDKGRRKTRNEDAHGVFREGMPGIRLFREGALLCIADGLGGHTAGDIASKLAVSLIKDMLKEKPPRLPKETDDVDERDEGPLPVMRASIEKANESIYQTNLDLVSQGRPMGTTVLAALVQPRKVYIANVGDSRCYHIRDGELIARTEDHSWVDEQVKQGLMSKAEAELDRRKNIVTRCVGTHPDITVDTYRWHIVPGDVLLLCSDGLVNMVKDTDIVAEFRSHRTAAEVAQRLVALANENGGKDNITVIVVNVSPNFFRMVYLRLRAFLRRRGFSILWLLFLIFYGLGATTLGYFLRDLLRLLRP; from the coding sequence ATGCGACTCGATATTGCTGCCCAAACCGATAAGGGCCGTCGCAAGACCAGGAACGAGGACGCTCATGGCGTCTTTCGCGAGGGCATGCCTGGAATCCGCCTGTTTCGAGAGGGGGCTTTGCTGTGCATTGCCGACGGCCTTGGGGGGCACACGGCCGGCGACATTGCCAGCAAACTCGCCGTGTCTCTGATCAAGGATATGCTCAAAGAGAAGCCGCCTCGTTTGCCTAAAGAAACCGATGATGTCGACGAACGGGACGAAGGGCCCCTGCCCGTGATGCGCGCGTCCATCGAGAAGGCCAACGAAAGCATCTATCAGACAAACCTGGACCTTGTTTCGCAAGGACGGCCCATGGGCACCACGGTGCTGGCTGCGCTGGTCCAGCCCCGCAAGGTCTACATCGCAAACGTCGGTGATTCCCGCTGCTATCACATCCGCGACGGCGAGCTCATTGCCCGAACGGAAGACCATTCCTGGGTGGACGAGCAGGTCAAGCAGGGGCTCATGTCCAAGGCGGAAGCCGAGCTGGACCGCCGGAAGAACATCGTAACGCGATGCGTGGGCACCCATCCCGATATCACCGTGGACACCTACCGCTGGCACATTGTACCGGGGGACGTATTGCTGCTGTGCAGCGACGGGCTGGTCAACATGGTGAAAGACACCGATATAGTCGCGGAATTCCGGTCTCACCGCACCGCGGCTGAAGTGGCGCAACGCCTCGTGGCTCTTGCGAACGAAAACGGCGGCAAGGACAATATTACCGTTATTGTCGTGAATGTGAGCCCCAACTTCTTCCGGATGGTCTACCTGCGCCTGCGCGCTTTCCTGCGGCGCCGCGGCTTCTCCATACTCTGGCTTCTCTTCCTGATCTTCTACGGGTTGGGCGCCACGACCTTGGGCTATTTCCTGCGCGACCTGCTGCGCCTCCTGCGTCCTTGA
- a CDS encoding PAS domain S-box protein yields the protein MAFAKIGLYRYRFDGTVVFMDQGALRIFELEDRFPSPADAAGQSLGELFVYTTPVEAMRREIQQKGALHDREWSFQTLKGTLKWVMEDAYLVREEESGEQVIQVVCRDITEEKSARWALLESERRCCELVDTFPFSLAIFQDGKIVYANPATARMLGNESPAEIIGRDIHAGVAESEKERLRTYARRRLDGAPDVPTHYESVLRRENGTEFPAEIYMERILFEGRPALQALVIDITKRQKAQQDLRASEERYRDILESIQEGYYEVDLKGNLTFFNPALCAVLGYTAEELRGLNYRHYYPDAAAARRAYVTFQQVYETGQAAQLVDWRVRRKDGTEASLEVSISPMHDAEGKPAGFHGIARDVTRRKLAEQKREEAEARYREIFENANDMLYTHDLSGKVTSVNRVALELTGYTSEEVLGRNVMELLAPECRAKAAQMIARKLQREESASRYESVLLQKQGARVPVEVSTRLIYENGTPVGIQGSARDITERKRAEEERRHLEAQVIHTQKLESLGVLAGGIAHDFNNLLVGILGNAGLALTRLEQGTPAHAYVHKIELAAQRAAQLTNQMLAYAGKGTFVIRPVHLPMLAREMSPLLTASIAKTASLRYDFEADLPLIRGDIAQLHQVIMNLVTNASDAIGDQPGTITIRAYTAELDEESLAETYLHDRLEPGQFVCLEVQDSGCGMNQETLSRIFDPFFSTKFAGRGLGLASVLGIVRAHKGAIGLESSPGKGATFRVYFPAVAHIAAAEAAAESVTADDVGDWRASGLILIVDDEKPVREVARAILEHRGFRTLLATDGREAIRLFEEHCGEITLVLLDLTMPELDGIEVLRQLHGMRSNVPVILSSGYTRQDAIGQNGDEGAAAFIQKPYLPHELVRTVRDVLAAKVGT from the coding sequence ATGGCTTTTGCGAAGATCGGGCTGTACCGGTACCGGTTCGACGGCACGGTGGTCTTCATGGACCAGGGGGCGTTGCGCATTTTTGAACTGGAAGACCGTTTCCCCAGCCCTGCGGACGCGGCGGGTCAATCTCTCGGCGAACTCTTCGTCTACACGACACCCGTCGAGGCGATGCGGCGCGAAATACAGCAGAAAGGAGCGCTGCACGACCGGGAGTGGTCGTTCCAGACGCTCAAGGGAACGCTGAAGTGGGTGATGGAAGACGCCTATCTCGTCCGGGAGGAAGAATCCGGAGAGCAGGTCATCCAGGTGGTCTGCCGGGACATCACGGAGGAGAAATCCGCGCGCTGGGCGCTGCTGGAAAGCGAGCGTAGGTGCTGCGAACTCGTGGACACGTTTCCCTTCTCGCTGGCGATTTTTCAGGACGGCAAGATCGTGTACGCCAATCCGGCGACGGCCCGCATGCTCGGCAACGAGAGTCCGGCCGAAATCATCGGGCGGGACATTCACGCCGGCGTGGCGGAATCCGAGAAGGAACGTTTGCGCACGTACGCCCGGAGACGACTGGACGGCGCCCCGGACGTGCCCACGCATTACGAGAGCGTGTTGCGCCGCGAAAACGGCACGGAATTCCCGGCCGAGATATACATGGAGCGCATCCTTTTCGAGGGCCGGCCGGCGCTGCAGGCGCTCGTTATCGACATTACCAAGCGGCAGAAGGCGCAACAGGACCTGCGCGCCAGCGAGGAGCGGTACCGGGACATTCTCGAGAGCATCCAGGAGGGATACTACGAGGTGGACCTGAAGGGCAACCTCACCTTTTTCAACCCCGCGTTGTGCGCGGTCTTGGGCTATACCGCGGAAGAACTGCGCGGCCTGAATTACCGTCACTATTATCCCGATGCGGCGGCGGCCCGCCGCGCTTACGTCACCTTTCAGCAAGTCTACGAGACGGGCCAAGCCGCACAGCTTGTAGACTGGCGGGTCAGGCGCAAAGACGGGACGGAAGCCTCCCTCGAGGTCTCTATCTCGCCCATGCATGACGCTGAGGGGAAACCGGCCGGTTTCCACGGGATTGCGCGCGACGTCACGAGGCGCAAGCTGGCCGAGCAAAAGAGGGAGGAAGCAGAGGCGCGGTACCGCGAGATCTTCGAGAACGCGAACGATATGCTGTATACGCACGACCTCTCGGGCAAAGTGACGTCTGTCAACAGGGTCGCGCTGGAATTGACCGGGTATACCAGCGAGGAAGTGCTGGGCCGAAACGTCATGGAACTGCTCGCACCGGAGTGCCGCGCCAAAGCCGCGCAGATGATCGCCCGGAAGCTTCAGAGGGAGGAGTCCGCGAGCCGGTATGAGAGCGTCCTCCTGCAGAAGCAAGGCGCCCGCGTACCCGTCGAGGTCAGCACGCGTCTCATCTACGAGAACGGAACGCCGGTGGGCATCCAAGGCAGCGCGCGGGACATTACAGAGCGCAAGCGGGCCGAGGAAGAGCGCCGGCATCTGGAAGCGCAGGTGATACACACCCAGAAGCTGGAAAGCCTGGGCGTGCTCGCGGGCGGCATCGCGCACGATTTCAACAACCTGCTCGTCGGCATTCTGGGCAATGCGGGCCTTGCGCTCACCCGTCTTGAGCAGGGGACGCCCGCGCACGCCTACGTGCACAAGATCGAGCTGGCCGCGCAACGAGCCGCCCAATTGACCAACCAGATGCTGGCGTACGCCGGCAAGGGCACCTTCGTGATTCGGCCCGTGCACCTCCCCATGCTCGCCCGGGAAATGAGCCCGCTTCTCACGGCGTCTATCGCAAAAACCGCCTCGCTCCGTTATGACTTTGAAGCAGACCTTCCCCTCATCCGGGGGGACATCGCGCAACTGCACCAGGTCATCATGAATCTGGTCACGAATGCGTCGGACGCCATCGGCGACCAGCCTGGAACAATTACGATCCGCGCGTATACTGCCGAGTTGGACGAGGAAAGTCTCGCCGAAACCTACCTGCACGACCGGCTCGAACCGGGCCAGTTTGTCTGTCTGGAAGTCCAGGACTCCGGCTGCGGCATGAACCAGGAGACGCTGTCTCGTATTTTCGACCCGTTTTTCAGCACGAAGTTCGCGGGGCGCGGGCTGGGTCTTGCTTCCGTGCTGGGCATTGTCCGGGCGCACAAGGGCGCCATTGGTCTCGAGAGTTCGCCGGGCAAGGGCGCCACATTCAGAGTGTACTTCCCGGCCGTTGCGCATATCGCCGCGGCCGAAGCCGCCGCGGAATCAGTCACGGCCGACGATGTGGGCGACTGGCGCGCGTCCGGCCTGATACTCATCGTGGATGACGAGAAACCGGTGCGTGAGGTGGCGCGGGCGATCCTCGAGCATCGCGGTTTTCGCACGCTGCTCGCCACCGATGGCCGTGAAGCCATCCGCCTCTTCGAAGAACACTGTGGCGAAATCACTCTCGTGCTGCTGGACCTGACCATGCCCGAACTGGATGGCATCGAGGTACTGAGACAACTACACGGGATGCGCAGCAACGTCCCCGTCATCTTGTCCAGCGGCTACACCAGACAGGACGCCATCGGGCAGAATGGTGACGAAGGCGCCGCGGCATTCATCCAGAAGCCCTATCTTCCTCACGAACTCGTGAGAACCGTGCGCGACGTGCTCGCCGCGAAGGTTGGGACGTAA
- a CDS encoding carbon starvation protein A, producing the protein MIVLGFLGFAIAAYLLAIRWYGAYLARTLGEDPGRPTPAHTCEDGRDFVPTKTHVLFAHHFSAIAGAGPIIGPTMAILYGFLPAWLWVVLGAVFIGAVHDFTALFISMREGGRSMAEIAKKTLGKSGFLLFIMFTILMLVLVTSSFLNAVAASLTSMWPLAKMGLSEGQTLLRTVVRDGVVVGRIGGIASSSVVIITCLSPLLGWLLYKRNLRSVPAYLLASVICIGSILVGIYFPFVLSRNAWLILITVYVFFAAGVPVWVILQPRDFINVQVLYAGIGLLAAGLLVAGFRNAPFSMPAMNMAEGTANLGLMYPMMFITIACGAISGFHSLVAGGTTGKQLDTERDARRIGFNAMLLESLLAVCVLLAIGVGMNFVDYKSIVFPVKELGVKSNPILAFSLSVGHLVDNHLGIPVDLGTVFGILLVEGFVITTLDAAVRLNRYLFEELWSTLLPRTPALMKNYWFNSGLAVVLMWLFAITNAFDALWPIFGAANQLLAALGLITVTMWLILRGSQYIFALAPALFMMVTTTASLLLLFNKYWTEHSYLLLATTVLLLALSAGVVVLVYKKMRYLRRSSASAQAE; encoded by the coding sequence ATGATAGTCTTGGGTTTTCTTGGGTTCGCGATTGCCGCCTATCTGCTGGCTATCCGTTGGTACGGCGCCTATCTCGCGCGCACGCTGGGCGAGGACCCGGGCCGTCCGACGCCCGCGCACACTTGCGAAGACGGACGAGATTTCGTGCCGACCAAGACGCATGTGCTCTTTGCGCATCATTTCTCCGCCATTGCCGGTGCGGGACCGATCATCGGCCCGACCATGGCCATTCTCTACGGATTCCTGCCCGCGTGGCTTTGGGTAGTGCTCGGCGCGGTATTCATTGGAGCGGTCCATGATTTCACCGCATTATTCATAAGTATGCGCGAAGGCGGACGTTCCATGGCCGAGATCGCCAAGAAGACCCTCGGCAAGAGCGGATTTCTGCTGTTCATCATGTTCACTATCCTGATGCTGGTGCTGGTCACGTCCTCTTTCCTGAACGCCGTGGCGGCATCGTTGACCTCGATGTGGCCCTTGGCCAAAATGGGCTTGTCTGAAGGGCAGACGCTGCTCAGGACGGTGGTGCGGGACGGCGTGGTTGTGGGCCGTATCGGCGGCATCGCCTCTTCTTCCGTGGTCATCATCACCTGCCTCTCGCCGCTGCTCGGCTGGCTCCTCTATAAGCGGAATCTCCGCAGCGTTCCCGCCTATCTGCTTGCCTCGGTCATCTGTATCGGGTCGATCTTGGTTGGCATCTATTTCCCGTTTGTGCTGTCCCGCAATGCCTGGTTGATCCTCATTACCGTCTACGTCTTCTTCGCAGCGGGCGTTCCGGTGTGGGTCATTCTCCAGCCGCGCGACTTCATCAATGTCCAGGTGTTGTATGCCGGGATCGGGCTGTTGGCCGCGGGACTGCTCGTCGCGGGGTTCCGCAACGCGCCGTTTTCGATGCCGGCCATGAATATGGCCGAGGGTACGGCCAACCTCGGCCTGATGTATCCGATGATGTTCATCACCATCGCCTGCGGCGCCATCTCGGGATTTCACTCGCTCGTCGCGGGCGGCACGACGGGCAAGCAACTGGATACCGAGCGCGATGCGCGGCGTATCGGCTTCAACGCCATGCTCCTCGAATCGCTGCTGGCCGTGTGCGTGCTCTTGGCGATCGGCGTCGGCATGAATTTTGTCGACTATAAGAGCATCGTGTTCCCGGTCAAAGAGCTGGGCGTGAAATCCAATCCCATCCTCGCGTTCAGTCTTTCAGTCGGACATCTGGTCGATAATCATCTGGGCATCCCGGTGGATTTGGGCACGGTTTTCGGCATCCTGCTGGTCGAGGGCTTCGTTATCACCACGCTGGATGCCGCCGTGCGCCTGAACCGGTACCTCTTCGAGGAGCTTTGGTCCACGCTGCTGCCCCGGACGCCCGCCCTGATGAAGAACTACTGGTTCAATTCCGGTCTGGCCGTGGTCCTGATGTGGCTGTTTGCGATCACCAACGCATTCGATGCGCTCTGGCCCATTTTCGGGGCGGCCAACCAGTTGTTGGCGGCGCTGGGTTTGATCACCGTCACGATGTGGCTGATTCTCCGGGGGTCTCAATACATCTTCGCTCTTGCCCCCGCCCTATTCATGATGGTGACCACCACCGCTTCGCTGTTGCTGTTGTTCAACAAGTACTGGACCGAGCACAGCTACTTGCTGCTCGCCACTACCGTCCTGCTCCTGGCCCTGTCGGCCGGCGTGGTCGTGCTTGTATACAAGAAGATGCGCTATCTGCGGCGATCCTCCGCATCCGCGCAAGCAGAATAA
- the sixA gene encoding phosphohistidine phosphatase SixA codes for MRLYLVQHGTALSKEADPDRPLSPEGAREVGEMVAFFARRHLSVNELWHSGKTRARQTAMALAGALRAPNPRERDGLNPKDSIDPLAEALRRRDADLMVVGHLPFLSRAASLLLTGDADREVVAFQNAGVVCLERNEADARWRLLWALTPELLAVDQGRMR; via the coding sequence ATGAGGCTTTACCTCGTGCAGCATGGCACCGCGCTCAGCAAGGAAGCCGACCCCGACCGGCCGTTGTCGCCGGAAGGCGCGCGCGAAGTGGGGGAGATGGTCGCCTTTTTCGCGCGAAGGCATCTCTCCGTGAATGAACTATGGCATAGCGGCAAGACACGGGCGCGCCAGACCGCCATGGCGCTGGCCGGCGCGCTGCGGGCGCCGAACCCGCGGGAGCGCGACGGCCTGAATCCCAAGGACAGTATTGACCCGTTGGCCGAGGCATTGCGCCGCCGGGACGCGGATTTGATGGTCGTGGGGCATCTTCCGTTTCTATCGCGCGCGGCTTCGCTGCTGCTCACGGGCGACGCGGACCGCGAAGTCGTGGCGTTCCAGAATGCCGGTGTCGTGTGCCTGGAACGAAACGAAGCCGACGCGCGGTGGCGGCTGCTCTGGGCGCTTACGCCGGAGCTGCTTGCTGTAGACCAAGGCAGAATGCGCTGA
- a CDS encoding secondary thiamine-phosphate synthase enzyme YjbQ yields the protein MKFTTEYLEFHTRKHREYINITDKVEAAVGKSGVREGMVLVSAMHITAGVYVNDAESGLIQDIDDWLEGLAPYRDDYRHHRTGETNGDSHLKSLLVHHEVIVPITNGRLDLGPWQQVYYAEFDGQRRKRLIIKVMGE from the coding sequence ATGAAATTCACGACGGAATATCTGGAGTTCCACACGCGCAAGCACCGCGAGTACATCAACATCACCGACAAGGTAGAGGCCGCGGTGGGCAAGAGCGGCGTGCGGGAAGGCATGGTGCTCGTGTCGGCGATGCATATCACCGCGGGCGTCTACGTGAATGACGCCGAATCGGGGCTCATCCAGGACATAGACGACTGGCTGGAAGGCTTGGCCCCGTACCGCGACGATTACCGGCATCACCGGACCGGCGAGACGAATGGAGACTCGCACTTGAAGAGCCTGCTTGTCCACCACGAGGTGATTGTGCCCATTACGAACGGCAGACTCGACCTCGGCCCGTGGCAGCAGGTGTACTACGCCGAGTTCGACGGACAGCGCCGGAAACGGCTGATCATCAAGGTCATGGGGGAATAG
- a CDS encoding methyltransferase: MAFTPREIMYLALQFEGPPRAPRQLWSLPWAEMHHGDVLHALQRDFPPDIVGAPSFPRETPPTRGDAHKIGEYVDEWGCVFDNIQEGVIGEVKRPLVRDWDDDIGKVHIPREWLTMERDQVNRFCAKTDCFVTAGFCARPFERLQFLRGTADLYVDLMIEPPGFLRFMDTLHQFYCEVFERWAATDVDSLQFMDDWGAQSNLLISPDLWERHFKPRYRDYAQIAHGAGKKIFMHSDGYILPIYPHLVEIGIDAVNSQLFCMGVENLAPFKGKITFWGEIDRQHLLPEATTDEIDAAVREVHRRLWHNGGCIAQCEFGPGAKPENVRQVFETWNAITGR, from the coding sequence ATGGCGTTCACGCCGCGCGAGATTATGTATCTGGCACTGCAATTCGAGGGGCCGCCGCGCGCGCCGCGTCAATTGTGGTCGCTGCCGTGGGCCGAGATGCACCACGGCGACGTCTTGCACGCGTTGCAGCGCGACTTTCCGCCGGACATCGTGGGCGCGCCCAGTTTCCCGCGGGAGACGCCGCCCACGCGGGGCGATGCCCACAAGATCGGCGAGTACGTCGATGAGTGGGGCTGCGTCTTCGACAATATCCAGGAAGGCGTTATCGGGGAGGTAAAGCGGCCGCTCGTGCGGGATTGGGACGACGACATCGGCAAGGTCCACATCCCGCGCGAGTGGCTGACCATGGAACGCGATCAGGTCAACAGGTTCTGCGCGAAAACGGACTGCTTCGTGACGGCGGGGTTCTGTGCGCGGCCTTTCGAGCGGCTCCAGTTTCTCCGGGGCACGGCGGACCTCTACGTAGACCTCATGATCGAGCCGCCGGGGTTCCTGCGTTTCATGGACACGCTGCATCAGTTCTATTGCGAGGTCTTTGAGCGGTGGGCGGCGACCGACGTGGACTCGCTGCAATTCATGGACGACTGGGGCGCGCAGAGCAACCTCTTGATCAGCCCGGACCTCTGGGAGCGGCATTTCAAGCCACGTTACCGAGACTACGCCCAGATCGCGCACGGCGCAGGCAAGAAGATTTTCATGCACTCCGACGGCTATATCCTGCCCATCTACCCGCACCTGGTCGAGATTGGCATAGACGCCGTCAATTCGCAATTGTTCTGCATGGGCGTCGAGAATCTCGCGCCGTTCAAGGGGAAGATCACGTTCTGGGGCGAGATCGACCGGCAACACTTGCTGCCCGAGGCCACTACGGATGAGATCGACGCCGCGGTGCGCGAAGTCCATCGCCGGCTGTGGCACAACGGCGGCTGCATCGCCCAGTGCGAGTTCGGCCCCGGCGCCAAACCCGAAAATGTCCGCCAGGTTTTCGAGACGTGGAACGCCATAACGGGGCGATGA